In the Arachis hypogaea cultivar Tifrunner chromosome 20, arahy.Tifrunner.gnm2.J5K5, whole genome shotgun sequence genome, gaTACCAATTATTATATTGTGCAACATATTAATTAAAGAGAGTggtgatataaaaaaaattaaaatattaaacttattttaataaatacatatatatatagtttatctattttataatttagttaaaaaataaatttgttttataaaatattatgaaataatttgtttgtattatttattatttcataGTTGAATTTTATTTAGTTCATTatactttaaaataataaaattattttcttattataaacttaaaaaataaaaataaaaaaataaaaatttgatgaccttaaaaaaagaaaaaagtatatataaagaGAGAATGTGTTTGTAATAACTTTTGAACTAGGATctaaggtagtgtttgttttgagaTATTAAGGTGTGTTTGGTAAGCAACAAATTGTAGCTTTTGCGTTTAGCTTCTGCGTTCAcctcataaattaaaaaattaattggcaTTCTACCAAATTTGCCATCCAATCTCatctacagaaataccaaaaataatcataaagtttttgaattttttttcatagTTATGCACTTATGCTTcacaaacaaatatttttttaatattattattactactctttgttaagttttaatttttatcaattatttatttatttttttattgataatatggatatttttgtttagaatttttttatgtttcacttatgtatatcattgtatttttttaatagaatttttaatattcattatttatatattttttttattatttttattaatacgtattttttttataaaaatttatttttttatttgactttgtatattttttactatatattcttaaattagtatatattttatttattattattaatttttataatataaattttattaaaaagatataattaaatacaaaaagagTACGAAAGAAGAGTATTAACAAATTATAACAAAAGAGTACTAATTTtcaatacataaatttaaattcttttcaaaagtaattatagtaaaaaaagtgttaaaataatataaatttgaataatataaagaaaaagtctagggggccagcaactttgttaaattctgtccagcatgtaaccaacaaagaaaagtgagccattggataaaatctcacatccatctcacaccattaaaaccatcattgatggctatttgatggctacaaatcacaaagttGCTGGTCCCCTAACATTCCTCTAAaaaaaattcatgtactttttagtaatttttgtCTAAACGTAATtttgaataatgtaatccaaacaacatttattttattataatccattttgatacaAAATTACCAGACATAAATCAAGTTAACACCAACtcactttttatcaaaatcaagtttgtaaaatcaattttatacaaaatctCATTTGTAAActctaatccaaacacacactaagacAGAGACTAGGAGATAGAGATAGGGAGACTAAGACTTAGTATCATATTTGTTGGCTTAGAGACAGagactgatactaaaatttctgtctctatccccaaaatttcagtacttccaaaaagtagggacacagaaGACTAGAATTTTTAGAgacggagactgaaactttaataacattttatgcctaaaataccctcatttcaattaattaattccaattttatcctttgtacaaattaaattagagcttcattcttgtttcaatttctatcttctacttttcaccaaacagaatattaaaatttattttaatctcgGTCTCTAAGTCTAGTCTCTCAATATCAAtttttcaatctctgtctccctACCAAACACTACCTAAAAGTTTGTGAAAAActtacaacaaaaataaaaattaattgaacAACTTATACCAAACAAAataagtgatcacaatttcaattttataaaatatttggggCATAACTCCCATTATCTCCATGAAGCTCCTTACTgcattaaattaaataagtattttgaaaaattataattttaataaaataaatcttaaaaaaatacaaataataaaatgactatataaatatatatttctaattactaaatatttggtttaatttgttaaataaaatatatttttagagaattattttatcagttatatcttttaaaatgattttatcaaaatataatattaaataaattacacaaaaaataattttaactcaAAATTATACCAATGTAACCAATTCTAATTTAGGTTGCGTATAATCAATTCTAATTAaagaaatttatataattttgaggtaatattattttattttatttatgtgattTATCCTATAATATTTGATAGGTCAAAATGGTTATTTGTTGGTAATAGAGGAATGATGTTGAGAAGTGAAAAATGAGGTGGGTTAACGAAATTCCATTGAAGAGGTACCCACCATAGACAGAAATAAAAATCTGATGAGAGAAGACAGAACCCATACACCCAATTTTCTCTCATTGGAGCTGAGAGCGGTTTTCCCCCCCACAATTGTAGGAAGCACCACCCAACACAACTCCGATCCCTCTTAATCTTTTCCTAAAATTGGTTTCCACCACCGCAGCACTCGCTTTCCACTTTCTATATTACCCCTCTCTCTCTTCCCACTTCCACGCCAATAACACACTCTTAATTCTTttactcctcctcctcctcccttttCTTACCCCTCCTCCTCCCCGGAGGTTTTCTGCAATGGCAGAAACCGTTGCTAACATTTGATATTAATCTGGGTGTGGGTCTTTTCCTCGGCCTTCTCACTCTTCCTCGATTACTCAAGAATTGGGGATCCACACCCTaaccaaaaaacacaaaaaaaaccccccaaaaaaaaaaagaaagaaagaaaagaaaaggaagtcTCCATTTTTAAAAGGGTTGTATCCACAAGATCAGTCATTTCGAGACAATTACCCTCGCCGCTGGAAACCCACGTTAGAATCCATTCATTTCGCGACAAAGTTTCGATCTTGAAACACAAACCTCCATTATCACCATCATCACGATGTCGAACATGAAGATCGTGCTTCGTTCCCCGCCTTCGATAAACCGCCGGCAGCCGCTGCTTCGGCGAGACAGTTCGTCGTCGAGGAGCTCGGTGGTGGGGGAGGTGGTCGGCGGCACCGCTGCGGAGTGCGTGGCGGTTTGCTGCTGCTTCCCCTGCGGCCTGGCATTCAACGTCCTCCTACTTGCCCTTTACAAGGTACCATTCGGGCTGTGCCGCCGCATGATACGGGGGATACGTCGCCGGAATCTGGCGAAGGGGCGTCTGCCTCTACCGGCGGCGAGGCGCAGAATCCAGTGCAAGTGCGGGTGCTGCGACGCGAGCAGACTCAGAATCGTTGAACCAATGTGCGCCAACGATGATTTCGACGTGAAAGCGGTGCAATACTCTTCGTTTGTTCAACCTGATAAGGAAGTCATTGATTTGGAGAATGAGATGTGGGATAGGTTCTATGGAACCGGTTTTTGGAGGAGCTCTTCTCGCAGGGATTCTTCTAGCAATGTTCTTACCACTTTTCACCCTCAATATGTTCGTTGAAATTTCAAAAGCATGCATCTTTGCCCAACAAtggagtttttttaaaaaaaaaaacatatttttgatgCTGCAGATGTTTAAAGATGTGGTCTTTTCTCTCCTactcttcttcttattattttctctttttttaattttttaatttttttaattttttttaggggGGAAGGGGGGGAGGTTGGGGTATGATCATGGTCATGGATGATAAATTTGTTTGTTTTGGATGTtttgaaaaatgagaaaaaatgtgTTGAAATGGATTATCTTTGATTCTTTGTCATTTATTTTTTGTGTGTTATATATAAATTGGTTCTTGGTTTTTCCAATGAGATATAGTACGAGTAATATTGAAAGGAAGGAACTTTGTTGTTGGGGTCAGGTTTCAGGTTTGTGTGGTAGCAAAAGGGTTTTGCTTTGCTTTGTGTGAAATCTGGAAACAAAAAAAAGTATTGACCCAATTAGTACTAATAATTAATGAACTCTTGATTTGACTAATAATAAAGTACTTCTGTAATTTTGTGTTCGGGAATTGAATCTCTTTCTGCCATTAATCCTTTCCTCTCAAAAGAGAAGGGGCAGTTAACTGATTGAAGAATCAAGACCCATAATTTAATGAACTCCTTAACTCCCATAAATGAATACCATTTACCAACAAGAGTAAagtcggtttttttttttttaatcttaacaGAAGAGATGATATTAGAGGAATGTGTAAAAGTAAAACATtgtgttaaaattaaattatattattaaactaaaaatattttaaaaataaaaaatagtctaaAATAAgctaaaattgttttattttgtattttttaattataattaaaataattaaataacagtaaatatacaaaattataaataataaattaaaaaagataacttTAATTTGATGTCTCCATGACATTACCGATTAAATTAAATGAGTcatgttaacaattattttaaaaatactaattaaaatgGTAGACTCTATAGTGATTACCATtgtgcaaaaattaaaaaaaatatattcttatattttaataatattttttttatttgtcaaattTCAAAATATTGTTCTTGTATTAGTAAATTCCTTGATATATAACTTACTTTAGATAAAGTTAAACTTGTTATCTTCAATGGACGAAATATAAATACACTTTGATAGCCAAAAATATGAAGTATAAATATTTAGAAAAGACAATTTGATATTCAagacaattgaaaaaaaaaaaaaacataacttTGTGAAAATGTATAGAAaagaaattgtaattgaaaaatataataccGTTTTATAACATAAAAGTGactgttattttttataattaaaaaatatttataaaaaatacaaattcaaatatAGTTTTTTAAGGACATTCTTAACTAAAGAGATGGATATTGTAGGTTGGAGATATGATGAGTATCCCATGTTGATAAATTTATGGGTCACAATCAAAGAGAACAGGGTCCAGGTGATTCAGAAATGAAGAGCCACCAATTGAAAGGGTGGGCCGGGCGTGCAAAATGTCCACGTTAGAAGCACTTACCCCTCCCTACCATTCTCAAATAATGGGTCCTCTTCACCTTGTCTCACAACATGGAAACCATACCATGTTGCTCCTTGTACCATTTCCATCTTCACAATCCGGTCCCTCTTGTACTTCTCCACCCTCTCAATTACCCAATTATATCCTCATACACAATCTTTCAAGAACTGCCCAGCTACCTATCTACCTAATAAATATGCAAACCTATCtagctaatattttttttaatttaaaatttcaaaaaattagttGTTTAGTTGATATATATAGGAATTTTACAAACTTGGCTCATGTTATCTTTGTTATTGCTTCTACTATTTTACCATATTGATACGATATCCCTTGAAATTGGAATAGTACTAATTAAACATGTATTAATATCATGTATGTAGTACTAGTACTAGTCACTAGTCAGCAGGGCCTAGGGATAGTAGTAATTGAAGGATATCTGGCGGGTACAACTCCATAATAATGTAGTGAGCTACAAAAGTACAGTGGTCCACACAGTACACCATAGCGTCCCTGAAAAGGGTTAAACTACTCACTTTGGTGTGTGTTTATAAACTTTAATATTAAAATGAACAAACTCAAAATCAAAGAAGGGCATTTGGTCTAGTGGTATGATTCTCGCTTAGGGTGCGAGAGGTCCCGAGTTCAATTCTCGGAAtgccccttttttttatatacttttcattcatttaaaataaataaataataataatagaagaataTTTTGTACGGCATTTGATGTTGCTTTCGCTAGACGCCTAGACGTGCGTGCGGACTCTCATGGTCGATGGGACacaatgtttaaaaataaatagtaagaTAGTGATATCACTTCAATGAAATTATGATAAGTTAgtagtataaataaatttaatagtgACCTTGACATTTAAGGGAGACATATGGTGGTTGATCGAGTTAACTAAAAAAAGTTATTATGTCAAGGAGCTACGTTGGTACTTATGTGATTGTATTAACGATAATATTGTAATCCACTAATATACAATTCATTATAAATTACCATGCAAGCGAAACAATTTATTTATACTCCAAAATCTAACCACTAGTATAATGATCTGGCCATTTGAAAATGTATTGGGTTACCGAGCTGTTTTCAACCATGATGGAGTTACTGTTTAATAAGGTCAACTTGCTTAGAAGTTAGAACGTTAAAGCAAGGAAATGCTACGCTTGGTATTTGTGACAACTGATTCACTAATGTAATTGAATGATGTGAGAGGTTTGGATGTGTTTTATGTAATCTggagcattaataaaagaaaaagtgtaGAATTTTTAACGATTGAAGATACAAAGGATTTCGATTTAGTGAAGTATACAAGGGTGTCTATCGATCGGATTGTATCCGCAGATCCGCGGTAAATATTTGTATCCGATCTGAAAATTACGGATACAATCCGATTCGCAAATTGATCCGATTGGATTgcggatatctgctctacatccgcgtattcgatccgcggatccgcagatccgcacaataataattaaaaaataaataaatatatatatgtttggtattatatttacttatttgtatgttttagttagtaattattatttatatattatattattttatttttgttatttagaaagtgtttgattaaaaatattttaggaataaataagtttaaaagtgtgaaagaaatatttttattgaatttttcacataaaaatatgattaaaaagagaaggtttaattatgcggatatatccgatatccgatatccgatatccgatccacacatttgcggatcggatcggatcggatccggcaccaaaaagtgcggatatcatatccgatccgatccgatgaaaattgtgcaaatcggatcgaattttcgaccatatccgatccgatccgatccgcggacacccctaAAAGTATATGTAAAATACTAAAATGGGATGATTAATTATTTGTcaagataaaatatttatagtgAATTTTATAATGTTCATAATTTGCCctctaatttttgtttaatttattttttatgataaattttaaatatttaataattatttatttttatatttttaaaattaaatatttgactTTAGGCTTCTAATATCTTTGGCTCATGCAGTAACAATAAGCATTACTAAACCATGATATGAAGTGGCACAAATTAAAGTTATGATCGTCAAAGATGTTTCATTAGATTgtgtattaaattaataaatatcttGTAATTATTTTATGTGAAAGAAAACCTCTAGTACTTttaccaacaacatcaatatGGGAGAAATAAATTTTCAGACTTTGTCAAGTATTATGAATGCTATCAATTTCTCTCATGTatcctctttttatttttcattatcaCGGAAGAAAATGTCATCCGCATACAAACACGAATATTCCAAGTTTCATTTGATAATATATTTTTGGATaaggtatattttttgtccctgaagtttgataaaagttttaaaaatatccttaaattttattttgtttcaattttgttttagaagttttcgatttgcatcaaatatacccatgacggctaatttttcaaaaaatttaagaccaattcaacaacaatttcataagaacaaccctcaatacaaactaatcaagcataatttttatacattattgttagattggtcttaatttttttgaaaatttagccgtcgatggtatatttgatacaaataaaaaacttttgggacaaaattaaaataaataaaatttaagagtatttttaaaacttttgtcaaactttagagacaaaaaatatGCTTTACCCTATATTCTTGCTTATGTatgtatttcttttattaatagagcaacatatataaattaattatactagatgtatattaaaaattaatcactaaattaaaattaaatatttatataaaatatatatcaaaatataaaatacatattaaataaataaatatatatatatatatataattataaatttttagtatttatataatattttttattttttatatcaaaattaattttttagaagATTCATTTTTTGTATGGAGGCATCTAAATATAGTGCATTCAAAGGAGGTAACGATTGTAG is a window encoding:
- the LOC112786733 gene encoding uncharacterized protein, giving the protein MSNMKIVLRSPPSINRRQPLLRRDSSSSRSSVVGEVVGGTAAECVAVCCCFPCGLAFNVLLLALYKVPFGLCRRMIRGIRRRNLAKGRLPLPAARRRIQCKCGCCDASRLRIVEPMCANDDFDVKAVQYSSFVQPDKEVIDLENEMWDRFYGTGFWRSSSRRDSSSNVLTTFHPQYVR